Proteins encoded by one window of Anoplopoma fimbria isolate UVic2021 breed Golden Eagle Sablefish chromosome 23, Afim_UVic_2022, whole genome shotgun sequence:
- the tmem209 gene encoding transmembrane protein 209 isoform X1 translates to MSANPLLFYPLNRADTMMLTPAKDGMPSMIDRALRMRREEQARQVVLAWAVLNVSLAGMLYTEMSGELLSRYYNITYWPIWYIELVLASLFSLNALFDFWKYFKYTMAPSTIAVSPQQHHLLGLRNTSIQASPPQKPEKKETPVPAQSSPLQGQSVLSFSPSRPATTSPKFSPSCVPGYSPPLSSPSTPNSAGGPFSPSVAFGKVLNYSPSPGSSPYPSSIGPAEGSSLRARYRTSPSVFNSPGSKEDYMEDLKSLERFLRTEEERSHRSQLGSPESVSPSHSPTFWNYNRSVGDYAQSLRKFLYQPACRSQAPSAHKDETDLGSKQAAEEVWARITTSRPVVDRIDSWTAKLRNWISDTILVPLVKETDSVNSQLRRMGCPELQIGEASISSLKQAAVMKASSIPTINSIVQYLDITPNQEYLVDRVKELAHSGCMSSFRWNGGGDLKNRKWDTDLPTDCAILMHMFCTYLDSRLPPHPKYPDGKTFTSQHFSHTPDKPDVTKESLFCIHQSSTTPPHYQLIYQGHIYSLPKGRNNLFHTILMFLYVIKTKESGMLGRVNLGLSGVNILWIFENR, encoded by the exons ATGTCGGCTAACCCGCTGCTCTTCTACCC CCTGAACAGAGCAGATACAATGATGTTAACCCCAGCGAAGGACGGGATGCCCAGTATGATCGACAGGGcgctgaggatgaggagggaggaacaGGCTCGTCAGGTGGTCCTGGCCTGGGCTGTCCTCAACGTGTCTCTAGCTGGCATGCTTTACACTGAAAT GTCAGGGGAATTGCTGAGTCGATACTACAACATCACATACTGGCCTATCTGGTACATTG AACTTGTGCTAGCCTCTCTATTTAGCCTCAATGCCCTCTTTGACTTCTGGAAGTATTTCAAATACACGATGGCCCCCTCCACCATTGCTGTATCGCCTCAGCAGCATCACCTACTTGGTCTGAGAAACAcaa GTATTCAGGCCTCTCCGCCAcaaaaaccagaaaaaaaagagacccCAGTCCCGGCCCAGTCGTCTCCGCTGCAGGGCCAAAGTGTGCTGAGTTTCAGCCCCTCTCGGCCGGCCACCACCAGCCCCAAGTTCTCCCCCAGCTGTGTGCCCGGGTACAGCCCTCCTCTCAGTAGCCCATCAACCCCAAACAGTGCAGGCGGGCCCTTTTCCCCCTCAGTGGCCTTTGGAAAG GTGTTGAACTACAGTCCCTCCCCTGGCTCCTCTCCCTACCCGAGCAGCATTGGACCAGCAGAAGGCTCCAGCTTGAGAGCCCGATATCGCACATCCCCGTCTGTATTTAACTCCCCTGGAAGCAAGGAGGACTACATGGAGGATCTGAAAAGCCTGGAGAGGTTCCTCcgcacagaggaggagaggagtcacCGCAGCCAGTTAG GGAGTCCAGAGTCTGTGTCTCCAAGCCACAGCCCAACATTTTGGAACTACAACCGCTCCGTGGGAGATTACGCCCAGAGCCTGAGGAAGTTCCTGTATCAGCCAGCCTGCCGCTCTCAGGCCCCGTCTGCCCACAAGGATGAGACGGACCTGGGCTCCAAACAGGCTGCAGAGGAG gTGTGGGCCAGAATCACCACCAGTCGTCCTGTAGTGGACCGCATTGATAGCTGGACAGCCAAGCTTAGAAAT TGGATCAGTGACACCATCTTGGTCCCGCTGGTCAAGGAAACTGACTCTGTCAACAGCCAGCTCAGAAGGATGGGCTGCCCTGAGCTCCAGATAGGAG AGGCCAGCATAAGCAGCCTGAAACAGGCGGCAGTGATGAAAGCCTCGTCCATCCCCACAATAAACTCTATTGTTCAGTATCTGGACATCACTCCCAACCAGGAGTATCTAGTGGATCGTGTAAAGG AGCTGGCCCACAGCGGCTGCATGAGCTCCTTTCGCTGGAATGGTGGTGGTGATCTGAAGAACAGGAAGTGGGACACGGACCTCCCCACTGACTGTGCT ATCCTCATGCACATGTTTTGTACATACTTGGACTCCAGACTGCCTCCGCACCCAAAGTACCCAGATGGGAAGACTTTCACTTCACAGCACTTCAGCCACACCCCAGACAAACCTG ATGTTACCAAGGAGAGCCTCTTCTGCATCCACCAAAGCAGCACAACTCCCCCTCACTACCAGCTCATCTACCAGGGACATATATACAGTCTACCCAAG GGCAGGAACAACTTGTTCCACACAATCCTAATGTTCCTCTATGTCATTAAGACTAAGGAGTCAGGGATGCTGGG gAGAGTAAATCTTGGCCTCTCTGGTGTGAACATCTTGTGGATATTTGAgaacagatga
- the tmem209 gene encoding transmembrane protein 209 isoform X2: MMLTPAKDGMPSMIDRALRMRREEQARQVVLAWAVLNVSLAGMLYTEMSGELLSRYYNITYWPIWYIELVLASLFSLNALFDFWKYFKYTMAPSTIAVSPQQHHLLGLRNTSIQASPPQKPEKKETPVPAQSSPLQGQSVLSFSPSRPATTSPKFSPSCVPGYSPPLSSPSTPNSAGGPFSPSVAFGKVLNYSPSPGSSPYPSSIGPAEGSSLRARYRTSPSVFNSPGSKEDYMEDLKSLERFLRTEEERSHRSQLGSPESVSPSHSPTFWNYNRSVGDYAQSLRKFLYQPACRSQAPSAHKDETDLGSKQAAEEVWARITTSRPVVDRIDSWTAKLRNWISDTILVPLVKETDSVNSQLRRMGCPELQIGEASISSLKQAAVMKASSIPTINSIVQYLDITPNQEYLVDRVKELAHSGCMSSFRWNGGGDLKNRKWDTDLPTDCAILMHMFCTYLDSRLPPHPKYPDGKTFTSQHFSHTPDKPDVTKESLFCIHQSSTTPPHYQLIYQGHIYSLPKGRNNLFHTILMFLYVIKTKESGMLGRVNLGLSGVNILWIFENR; encoded by the exons ATGATGTTAACCCCAGCGAAGGACGGGATGCCCAGTATGATCGACAGGGcgctgaggatgaggagggaggaacaGGCTCGTCAGGTGGTCCTGGCCTGGGCTGTCCTCAACGTGTCTCTAGCTGGCATGCTTTACACTGAAAT GTCAGGGGAATTGCTGAGTCGATACTACAACATCACATACTGGCCTATCTGGTACATTG AACTTGTGCTAGCCTCTCTATTTAGCCTCAATGCCCTCTTTGACTTCTGGAAGTATTTCAAATACACGATGGCCCCCTCCACCATTGCTGTATCGCCTCAGCAGCATCACCTACTTGGTCTGAGAAACAcaa GTATTCAGGCCTCTCCGCCAcaaaaaccagaaaaaaaagagacccCAGTCCCGGCCCAGTCGTCTCCGCTGCAGGGCCAAAGTGTGCTGAGTTTCAGCCCCTCTCGGCCGGCCACCACCAGCCCCAAGTTCTCCCCCAGCTGTGTGCCCGGGTACAGCCCTCCTCTCAGTAGCCCATCAACCCCAAACAGTGCAGGCGGGCCCTTTTCCCCCTCAGTGGCCTTTGGAAAG GTGTTGAACTACAGTCCCTCCCCTGGCTCCTCTCCCTACCCGAGCAGCATTGGACCAGCAGAAGGCTCCAGCTTGAGAGCCCGATATCGCACATCCCCGTCTGTATTTAACTCCCCTGGAAGCAAGGAGGACTACATGGAGGATCTGAAAAGCCTGGAGAGGTTCCTCcgcacagaggaggagaggagtcacCGCAGCCAGTTAG GGAGTCCAGAGTCTGTGTCTCCAAGCCACAGCCCAACATTTTGGAACTACAACCGCTCCGTGGGAGATTACGCCCAGAGCCTGAGGAAGTTCCTGTATCAGCCAGCCTGCCGCTCTCAGGCCCCGTCTGCCCACAAGGATGAGACGGACCTGGGCTCCAAACAGGCTGCAGAGGAG gTGTGGGCCAGAATCACCACCAGTCGTCCTGTAGTGGACCGCATTGATAGCTGGACAGCCAAGCTTAGAAAT TGGATCAGTGACACCATCTTGGTCCCGCTGGTCAAGGAAACTGACTCTGTCAACAGCCAGCTCAGAAGGATGGGCTGCCCTGAGCTCCAGATAGGAG AGGCCAGCATAAGCAGCCTGAAACAGGCGGCAGTGATGAAAGCCTCGTCCATCCCCACAATAAACTCTATTGTTCAGTATCTGGACATCACTCCCAACCAGGAGTATCTAGTGGATCGTGTAAAGG AGCTGGCCCACAGCGGCTGCATGAGCTCCTTTCGCTGGAATGGTGGTGGTGATCTGAAGAACAGGAAGTGGGACACGGACCTCCCCACTGACTGTGCT ATCCTCATGCACATGTTTTGTACATACTTGGACTCCAGACTGCCTCCGCACCCAAAGTACCCAGATGGGAAGACTTTCACTTCACAGCACTTCAGCCACACCCCAGACAAACCTG ATGTTACCAAGGAGAGCCTCTTCTGCATCCACCAAAGCAGCACAACTCCCCCTCACTACCAGCTCATCTACCAGGGACATATATACAGTCTACCCAAG GGCAGGAACAACTTGTTCCACACAATCCTAATGTTCCTCTATGTCATTAAGACTAAGGAGTCAGGGATGCTGGG gAGAGTAAATCTTGGCCTCTCTGGTGTGAACATCTTGTGGATATTTGAgaacagatga
- the ahcyl2b gene encoding adenosylhomocysteinase like 2b isoform X2, which produces MLKKKKIGESSEPCVKKIQFADQKQEFNKRPSKIGRRSLSRSISQSSTDSYSSAASYTDSSDDETSPRDKQQKNSKGNGDFCIKNIKQSDFGRREIEIAEQEMPALMALRKRAQGEKPLAGAKVVGCTHITAQTAVLMETLSALGAQCRWAACNIYSTQNEVAAALAEGGFSVFAWKGESEDDFWWCIDRCVNVEGWQPNMILDDGGDLTHWIYKKYPNMFKKIKGIVEESVTGVHRLYQLSKAGKLCVPAMNVNDSVTKQKFDNLYCCRESILDGLKRTTDVMFGGKQVVVCGYGEVGKGCCAALKAMGSIVYVTEIDPICALQACMDGFRLVKLNEVIRQVDIVITCTGNKNVVVREYLDRMKNGCIVCNMGHSNTEIDVASLRTPELTWERVRSQVDHVIWPDGKRIVLLAEGRLLNLSCSTVPTFVLSITATTQALALIELYNAPEGRYKQDVYLLPKKMDEYVASLHLPTFDAHLTELSDEQAKYLGLNKNGPFKPNYYRY; this is translated from the exons atgctgaagaagaaaaagattgGGGAAAGCAGTGAGCCCTGTGTGAAAAAG ATCCAGTTTGCGGACCAGAAACAGGAGTTCAACAAACGTCCCTCCAAGATCGGCCGGCGCTCTCTGTCCCGCTCCATCTCCCAGTCGTCCACAGACAGCTACAGCTCAG CGGCATCATACACGGACAGCTCTGACGATGAGACGTCTCCTCGGGACAAACAGCAGAAGAACTCCAAGGGCAACGGCGACTTCTGcatcaaaaacatcaaacagtcCGACTTCGGCCGCAGAGAGATCGAGATTGCAGAGCAAG AGATGCCGGCCCTGATGGCTCTGAGGAAACGAGCCCAGGGGGAGAAACCCCTCGCCGGTGCCAAGGTCGTGGGCTGCACCCACATCACTGCCCAGACTGCT GTGCTGATGGAGACCCTGTCAGCTTTGGGGGCTCAGTGCAGATGGGCAGCCTGCAACATCTACTCCACCCAGAATGAAGTGGCAGCTGCCCTGGCAGAGGGAG GTTTCAGTGTGTTCGCATGGAAGGGTGAGTCAGAGGACGACTTCTGGTGGTGCATCGATCGCTGTGTCAACGTGGAAGGCTGGCAACCCAACATG atCTTGGATGACGGTGGAGATCTGACTCACTGGATCTATAAAAAATACCCCAACATGTTCAAGAAGATCAAGGGCATTGTAGAGGAGAGTGTGACCGGTGTGCACAG GTTGTACCAGCTGTCCAAAGCTGGGAAGCTTTGTGTCCCAGCGATGAACGTCAACGACTCAGTGACCAAGCAGAAGTTTGACAACCTCTACTGCTGCAGGGAGTCCATCCTGGACGG CCTGAAGAGGACCACTGATGTCATGTTTGGAGGCAAACAGGTGGTGGTGTGTGGATACGGAGAG GTGGGAAAAGGCTGCTGTGCCGCCCTCAAAGCAATGGGCTCCATCGTCTACGTCACAGAGATCGACCCGATCTGTGCCTTGCAGGCCTG CATGGACGGCTTCAGGCTGGTGAAACTGAATGAAGTTATCAGACAAGTGGACATCGTCATCACCTGCACAG GCAATAAGAACGTGGTGGTGAGAGAGTACCTTGACCGCATGAAGAACGGCTGCATTGTCTGCAACATGGGACACTCCAACACTGAGATCGATGTG GCAAGCCTGAGGACTCCTGAACTGACCTGGGAGAGAGTGCGCTCTCAGGTGGACCACGTCATCTGGCCCGATGGCAAGAGAATAGTGCTGCTGGCTGAG GGTCGCCTGCTGAACCTCAGCTGTTCCACTGTGCCCACCTTTGTCCTCTCCATCACCGCCACCACCCAG GCGCTGGCTCTGATAGAGCTGTACAATGCCCCAGAGGGACGCTACAAACAGGATGTTTACCTGCTCCCCAAGAAGATGG
- the ahcyl2b gene encoding adenosylhomocysteinase like 2b isoform X1 produces the protein MSVQVVAAKMAEVELKDVPAGKDLPAGSPVTPTSEGKTVARNDPHEAGSSAAASPTAESSAKAAEGSLGLLNQNPAKMPQASAMKRTDPQQNGGEAFVNRDGTVAEAPRMKKIQFADQKQEFNKRPSKIGRRSLSRSISQSSTDSYSSAASYTDSSDDETSPRDKQQKNSKGNGDFCIKNIKQSDFGRREIEIAEQEMPALMALRKRAQGEKPLAGAKVVGCTHITAQTAVLMETLSALGAQCRWAACNIYSTQNEVAAALAEGGFSVFAWKGESEDDFWWCIDRCVNVEGWQPNMILDDGGDLTHWIYKKYPNMFKKIKGIVEESVTGVHRLYQLSKAGKLCVPAMNVNDSVTKQKFDNLYCCRESILDGLKRTTDVMFGGKQVVVCGYGEVGKGCCAALKAMGSIVYVTEIDPICALQACMDGFRLVKLNEVIRQVDIVITCTGNKNVVVREYLDRMKNGCIVCNMGHSNTEIDVASLRTPELTWERVRSQVDHVIWPDGKRIVLLAEGRLLNLSCSTVPTFVLSITATTQALALIELYNAPEGRYKQDVYLLPKKMDEYVASLHLPTFDAHLTELSDEQAKYLGLNKNGPFKPNYYRY, from the exons ATGTCAGTCCAGGTTGTGGCAGCGAAAATGGCAGAGGTCGAGCTCAAAGACGTCCCCGCTGGCAAAGACTTGCCGGCCGGCTCCCCGGTGACACCGACCTCGGAGGGCAAGACCGTCGCCCGAAACGACCCACACGAGGCCGGCTCCTCCGCTGCCGCGTCCCCGACAGCGGAGTCCTCCGCGAAAGCCGCAGAAGGCAGCCTGGGTCTGCTCAACCAGAACCCCGCGAAGATGCCGCAGGCGTCAGCCATGAAGCGGACCGACCCGCAGCAGAACGGCGGGGAGGCTTTTGTCAACCGTGACGGTACCGTAGCCGAGGCTCCGCGGATGAAAAAG ATCCAGTTTGCGGACCAGAAACAGGAGTTCAACAAACGTCCCTCCAAGATCGGCCGGCGCTCTCTGTCCCGCTCCATCTCCCAGTCGTCCACAGACAGCTACAGCTCAG CGGCATCATACACGGACAGCTCTGACGATGAGACGTCTCCTCGGGACAAACAGCAGAAGAACTCCAAGGGCAACGGCGACTTCTGcatcaaaaacatcaaacagtcCGACTTCGGCCGCAGAGAGATCGAGATTGCAGAGCAAG AGATGCCGGCCCTGATGGCTCTGAGGAAACGAGCCCAGGGGGAGAAACCCCTCGCCGGTGCCAAGGTCGTGGGCTGCACCCACATCACTGCCCAGACTGCT GTGCTGATGGAGACCCTGTCAGCTTTGGGGGCTCAGTGCAGATGGGCAGCCTGCAACATCTACTCCACCCAGAATGAAGTGGCAGCTGCCCTGGCAGAGGGAG GTTTCAGTGTGTTCGCATGGAAGGGTGAGTCAGAGGACGACTTCTGGTGGTGCATCGATCGCTGTGTCAACGTGGAAGGCTGGCAACCCAACATG atCTTGGATGACGGTGGAGATCTGACTCACTGGATCTATAAAAAATACCCCAACATGTTCAAGAAGATCAAGGGCATTGTAGAGGAGAGTGTGACCGGTGTGCACAG GTTGTACCAGCTGTCCAAAGCTGGGAAGCTTTGTGTCCCAGCGATGAACGTCAACGACTCAGTGACCAAGCAGAAGTTTGACAACCTCTACTGCTGCAGGGAGTCCATCCTGGACGG CCTGAAGAGGACCACTGATGTCATGTTTGGAGGCAAACAGGTGGTGGTGTGTGGATACGGAGAG GTGGGAAAAGGCTGCTGTGCCGCCCTCAAAGCAATGGGCTCCATCGTCTACGTCACAGAGATCGACCCGATCTGTGCCTTGCAGGCCTG CATGGACGGCTTCAGGCTGGTGAAACTGAATGAAGTTATCAGACAAGTGGACATCGTCATCACCTGCACAG GCAATAAGAACGTGGTGGTGAGAGAGTACCTTGACCGCATGAAGAACGGCTGCATTGTCTGCAACATGGGACACTCCAACACTGAGATCGATGTG GCAAGCCTGAGGACTCCTGAACTGACCTGGGAGAGAGTGCGCTCTCAGGTGGACCACGTCATCTGGCCCGATGGCAAGAGAATAGTGCTGCTGGCTGAG GGTCGCCTGCTGAACCTCAGCTGTTCCACTGTGCCCACCTTTGTCCTCTCCATCACCGCCACCACCCAG GCGCTGGCTCTGATAGAGCTGTACAATGCCCCAGAGGGACGCTACAAACAGGATGTTTACCTGCTCCCCAAGAAGATGG